A region of Mesorhizobium sp. AR02 DNA encodes the following proteins:
- a CDS encoding ATP12 family chaperone protein gives MRDILNDLEAGKYLSDPDPVRRAQIQMKTPLPKRFYKAVSVALTEGGFAVHLDGKPVRTPGKALLALPTEAAAALVADEFAEQGETINPVTMPVMRLVNTAIDGVASDPQAVLEDILRFASSDLLCYRADAPQGLVERQNDQWDPVIDWARAALGARFNLAEGIIHVEQPRESIAVLGSHLAQRAEPLRLAAIHVMTSLTGSALLALAVDFGELDAEAAWAAGHVDEDWQIEHWGQDAEAVARRAARRRDMVAAVSLLEALKA, from the coding sequence ATGCGTGACATCCTCAACGACCTCGAAGCAGGCAAGTATCTTTCCGATCCGGATCCGGTGCGTCGAGCCCAGATTCAGATGAAGACACCGCTGCCCAAGCGCTTCTACAAGGCCGTCTCGGTGGCGCTGACAGAGGGCGGTTTTGCCGTGCATCTCGACGGCAAGCCGGTGCGCACGCCGGGCAAGGCGCTGCTGGCGCTGCCGACCGAGGCGGCTGCAGCGTTGGTTGCCGACGAGTTCGCGGAGCAGGGTGAGACGATCAATCCGGTGACGATGCCGGTGATGCGCCTGGTCAACACCGCCATCGACGGCGTCGCCAGCGATCCGCAGGCAGTGCTGGAAGACATACTGCGGTTTGCCTCATCGGACCTGCTCTGTTACCGCGCCGACGCGCCGCAAGGGCTGGTCGAGCGGCAGAACGACCAGTGGGATCCGGTCATCGATTGGGCGCGCGCTGCACTCGGGGCTCGCTTCAACCTGGCCGAAGGGATCATCCATGTCGAGCAGCCGCGTGAGTCTATCGCCGTTCTGGGCAGTCATCTTGCTCAGCGCGCGGAACCGCTGCGGCTGGCCGCCATCCACGTCATGACCTCTCTGACCGGTTCGGCGCTGCTGGCGCTGGCCGTCGATTTCGGCGAGCTCGACGCGGAGGCCGCCTGGGCCGCCGGCCATGTCGACGAGGACTGGCAGATCGAGCACTGGGGGCAGGACGCCGAAGCAGTCGCCCGCCGCGCCGCCCGTAGGCGCGATATGGTGGCTGCGGTCAGCCTTCTCGAAGCGCTCAAGGCCTGA
- a CDS encoding DMT family transporter: MAAAAIMVGLTFSWGLNYVAAKISYAGYDPVFLSIARSIIGGFCVFLWCRWRGIALFTRDGTLLAGIAVGVLFGVEFLCLYVGLEHTTVARNTLLVNSMPFWMLIGGHFLLGEQITMRKFLGLLLAFAGLAAVFSDKLGGSGDMLFGDLLSLGSGFFWALTNILIKRSKLVEASAEKLLLYQLAGAAIVGILVLPLAGPPVRDPSLLPTLALLFQAIYIVAFTYVLWFWLLRRYPASGLSSFTFLSPVFGVLCGAVILNEPLTIRIFLALGLIAAGLIIVNRPARKLTPV; the protein is encoded by the coding sequence ATGGCCGCCGCCGCCATCATGGTCGGCCTGACCTTTTCCTGGGGCCTGAACTACGTCGCCGCCAAGATCTCCTACGCCGGCTACGACCCTGTCTTCCTGTCGATCGCACGCTCGATCATCGGCGGCTTCTGCGTCTTCCTCTGGTGCCGCTGGCGCGGCATCGCGCTGTTCACGCGCGATGGCACGTTGCTGGCTGGCATCGCGGTTGGCGTGCTTTTTGGCGTCGAGTTCCTCTGCCTCTATGTCGGCCTGGAGCACACGACCGTTGCCCGCAACACACTGCTGGTCAACTCGATGCCGTTCTGGATGCTGATTGGCGGTCACTTCCTGCTTGGCGAGCAGATCACCATGCGCAAGTTCCTCGGCCTGTTGCTGGCCTTCGCCGGCCTTGCCGCCGTCTTTTCCGACAAGCTTGGCGGCAGCGGGGACATGCTGTTCGGCGACCTGTTGAGCCTGGGTTCCGGGTTCTTCTGGGCTTTGACCAATATCCTCATCAAGCGGTCCAAACTGGTTGAGGCGAGCGCCGAAAAACTGCTGCTCTATCAACTCGCCGGTGCGGCGATCGTCGGCATATTGGTGCTGCCTCTCGCCGGTCCGCCGGTGCGCGATCCCTCCTTGTTGCCGACATTGGCGCTGCTTTTCCAGGCGATCTACATCGTCGCTTTCACCTACGTCCTGTGGTTCTGGCTGCTGCGCCGCTATCCGGCCTCCGGCCTGTCCAGCTTCACCTTCCTGTCGCCGGTTTTCGGCGTTTTGTGCGGTGCGGTCATCTTGAACGAGCCACTGACCATTCGCATCTTCCTGGCACTTGGCTTGATTGCAGCGGGCCTGATCATCGTCAACCGGCCGGCACGCAAGCTGACACCGGTGTGA
- a CDS encoding RluA family pseudouridine synthase, whose product MAGVEQITVEAGEAGMRLDRWFKTHFPGLGFGHLQKLLRSGQIRVDGGRVKADSRVEPGQVVRVPPLEVDKKGESALTGHSIRNQGDADVLAKMLIHEDPKVFVFNKPAGLAVQGGSGVTRNVDDMLEAWRSQKGEKPRLVHRLDRDTSGVLVVARTRLAAMKLSEAFRARETKKTYWALVKGVPPKREDKISTWLIKEPTEDGDRVRVAAHGEKGADHAVSYYRIIEQAAQTMTWLEMEPFTGRTHQLRVHAAYIGCPIIGDPKYFEADTNWDFPGGIQNRLHLHARRIIIPHPDKGVIDVTAPMPPHMRQSWNLIGFDDASAED is encoded by the coding sequence ATGGCAGGCGTTGAACAGATCACGGTGGAGGCCGGCGAGGCGGGCATGCGGCTCGATCGCTGGTTCAAGACCCATTTCCCGGGCCTTGGCTTCGGCCATCTGCAGAAGCTGCTGCGCTCCGGCCAGATCCGCGTCGATGGCGGCCGCGTCAAGGCCGACAGCCGAGTCGAGCCTGGCCAGGTGGTGCGTGTTCCGCCGCTCGAGGTCGACAAGAAGGGCGAGAGCGCGCTGACCGGTCACTCGATCCGCAACCAGGGCGATGCCGACGTCCTGGCAAAAATGCTGATCCACGAGGACCCGAAGGTTTTCGTCTTCAACAAGCCGGCGGGCCTTGCGGTGCAGGGCGGCTCGGGCGTCACCCGCAATGTCGACGACATGCTGGAAGCCTGGCGCAGCCAGAAGGGTGAGAAGCCGCGGCTGGTCCACCGGCTCGACCGCGACACGTCGGGCGTGCTGGTCGTCGCCCGCACGAGACTGGCCGCCATGAAGCTGTCGGAGGCGTTCCGCGCCCGCGAGACTAAGAAAACCTATTGGGCCCTGGTCAAAGGCGTGCCACCCAAGCGCGAGGACAAGATCTCCACCTGGCTGATCAAGGAGCCGACTGAGGACGGCGACCGCGTTCGGGTCGCCGCGCATGGTGAAAAAGGCGCCGACCACGCCGTCTCCTACTACCGCATCATCGAGCAGGCGGCGCAGACCATGACCTGGCTGGAAATGGAGCCCTTTACAGGCCGCACCCACCAGCTTCGTGTTCACGCCGCCTATATCGGCTGCCCGATCATCGGCGACCCGAAATATTTCGAGGCCGATACCAATTGGGATTTCCCCGGTGGCATTCAAAATCGCCTGCATCTGCACGCGCGCCGCATCATCATTCCACACCCGGACAAGGGCGTCATCGACGTCACAGCGCCAATGCCGCCGCATATGCGCCAGAGCTGGAACCTGATCGGCTTCGACGACGCCAGCGCGGAGGATTGA
- the crcB gene encoding fluoride efflux transporter CrcB, giving the protein MLNLLLVVVGGGIGAGIRHLTNMGALRLVGPNFPWGTMAINIVGSLAMGLFIATLARRGGSNEVRLFVATGIFGGFTTFSAFSLDFATLWERGATLPAFGYALVSVIGAIVALFLGLWLARSLP; this is encoded by the coding sequence ATGCTCAATCTGCTTCTCGTGGTCGTCGGCGGCGGCATCGGCGCCGGCATCCGCCATCTCACCAATATGGGCGCGCTGCGCCTCGTCGGCCCCAATTTTCCCTGGGGCACGATGGCGATCAACATTGTCGGCTCCCTTGCCATGGGCCTGTTCATCGCCACCCTGGCACGCCGCGGCGGATCGAACGAAGTCAGGCTGTTTGTCGCCACCGGCATCTTTGGCGGTTTCACCACGTTTTCCGCTTTTTCGCTCGATTTCGCGACACTGTGGGAGCGCGGCGCCACGCTGCCGGCGTTTGGATATGCGCTGGTCAGCGTCATTGGCGCCATTGTCGCCCTGTTTTTGGGTCTTTGGCTCGCAAGAAGCCTGCCTTAG
- a CDS encoding DUF779 domain-containing protein → MGPRVDLFVMEDGMLDKVSLGKVSATPEARAFLAEIIADHGPVLFHQSGGCCDGSSPMCYPQGDFIVGDNDVMLGEIGETPVYISSSQYEVWKHTDLIIDVVAGRGGMFSLDNGRERRFLTRSTVCAIPSPSA, encoded by the coding sequence ATAGGGCCACGCGTCGATCTCTTCGTGATGGAGGATGGCATGCTCGACAAGGTTTCCCTGGGAAAAGTCTCGGCGACGCCTGAGGCTAGAGCCTTCCTGGCTGAAATCATCGCCGACCATGGCCCGGTCCTGTTCCATCAGTCGGGTGGTTGCTGCGACGGCTCCTCGCCGATGTGTTATCCCCAGGGCGATTTCATCGTCGGCGACAACGATGTCATGCTGGGCGAGATTGGCGAGACGCCGGTCTACATCAGCTCTTCGCAGTATGAGGTCTGGAAACACACCGATCTCATCATCGACGTCGTGGCGGGCAGGGGCGGCATGTTCTCGCTCGACAATGGGCGCGAGAGGCGGTTTCTGACGCGTTCAACTGTGTGTGCGATCCCATCGCCCTCGGCGTGA
- the adh gene encoding aldehyde dehydrogenase: MNKVEFSRTAKVPFAKRYDNYIGGKWVAPHSGRYFDNISPVNGKPLGEIARSDANDIEAALDAAHKAKDAWGRTSAAARALILNRIADRMEDNLDLLALAETWDNGKPIRETTAADLPLAIDRFRYFAGAVRAQEGGISEIDHDTVAYHFHEPLGVVGQIIPWNFPLLMAVWKLAPALAAGNCVVLKPAEQTPATIMLWADLIGDLLPDGVLNIVNGFGLEAGKPLASSNRIAKIAFTGETTTGRLISQYASQNLIPVTLELGGKSPNIFFQDVTAEDDDFFDKAIEGFVMFALNQGEVCTCPSRALVHEKIYDKFMEKALKRVEAIVQGDPLDPATMIGAQASSEQLEKILSYFDIGKQEGAEVLIGGEQNHLPGDLAGGYYVKPTVFKGHNKMRVFQEEIFGPVVSVTTFKDDDEALSIANDTLYGLGAGIWSRDANRCYRFGRAIQAGRVWTNCYHAYPAHAAFGGYKQSGIGRENHKMMLDHYQQTKNMLVSYSPKKLGFF, encoded by the coding sequence ATGAACAAGGTGGAATTTTCACGCACGGCCAAGGTCCCCTTCGCCAAGCGCTACGACAACTACATCGGCGGCAAATGGGTGGCGCCGCATTCAGGAAGGTATTTCGACAACATCTCACCGGTCAACGGGAAGCCGCTCGGCGAAATCGCCCGTTCGGATGCAAACGACATTGAGGCGGCACTCGACGCCGCGCACAAGGCCAAGGACGCCTGGGGCAGGACCAGTGCCGCCGCCCGTGCGCTGATCCTCAACCGCATCGCCGATCGCATGGAGGACAATCTCGATCTCCTGGCGCTCGCTGAAACCTGGGACAACGGCAAGCCGATCCGCGAGACGACCGCCGCCGACCTGCCACTGGCCATCGACCGTTTCCGCTATTTCGCCGGAGCCGTACGCGCCCAGGAAGGCGGCATCTCCGAGATCGACCATGACACCGTCGCCTATCATTTCCATGAGCCGCTTGGCGTCGTCGGCCAGATCATTCCCTGGAATTTTCCGCTGCTGATGGCGGTTTGGAAACTGGCGCCAGCCCTTGCCGCCGGCAACTGCGTGGTGCTGAAGCCGGCCGAACAGACACCCGCCACCATCATGCTGTGGGCGGACCTGATCGGCGACCTGTTGCCGGACGGTGTGCTCAACATTGTCAACGGCTTTGGCCTCGAAGCCGGCAAGCCGCTCGCTTCGTCGAACCGCATCGCCAAGATCGCCTTCACCGGCGAAACCACGACCGGTCGGCTGATCTCGCAATATGCCAGCCAGAACCTCATCCCGGTGACGCTCGAACTCGGCGGCAAGTCGCCCAACATCTTCTTCCAGGACGTGACAGCGGAGGATGATGACTTCTTCGACAAGGCGATCGAAGGCTTCGTCATGTTCGCGCTCAACCAGGGCGAGGTCTGCACCTGCCCCAGCCGGGCGCTGGTGCATGAGAAGATCTACGACAAGTTCATGGAAAAGGCGCTGAAGCGCGTCGAGGCGATCGTCCAGGGTGATCCGCTCGACCCGGCAACTATGATCGGTGCACAAGCATCGAGCGAACAGCTGGAGAAGATCCTGAGCTACTTCGACATCGGCAAGCAGGAAGGCGCCGAGGTGCTGATCGGTGGCGAGCAGAACCATCTGCCGGGCGATCTGGCCGGCGGCTACTACGTCAAGCCGACCGTGTTCAAGGGCCACAACAAGATGCGCGTCTTCCAGGAGGAGATTTTCGGGCCGGTGGTCTCGGTGACGACCTTCAAGGATGACGACGAGGCGCTGTCGATCGCCAACGACACGCTCTATGGCCTCGGCGCCGGCATCTGGAGCCGCGACGCGAACCGCTGCTACCGCTTCGGCCGCGCCATTCAGGCCGGCCGTGTGTGGACCAACTGCTACCACGCCTATCCCGCGCACGCGGCGTTCGGCGGCTACAAGCAGTCCGGCATCGGCCGCGAGAACCACAAGATGATGCTCGACCACTATCAGCAGACCAAGAACATGCTGGTCAGCTACAGCCCGAAGAAGCTTGGCTTCTTCTGA
- a CDS encoding helix-turn-helix domain-containing protein gives MSGQPAHHADIVQAAIATSDAARSALVASWRRSLTVHGLDPGQRQAPRRLTEGEFRQARQRVEQLLRAADASLDRLYLAVGGIGCCALLADRDGIPVERRGASADDETFDEWGLWTGTVWSEDSEGTNGIGTCLADQRALTIHRDQHFFSSNTLLSCTTAPIYDHEGNLAAALDVSSCRSDLTEGFVGLIAMAVGDAARRIEAENFRLSFPNARILLASAAERGAGALIAVDGDDLVVGATRSARQTLGITQQALARGLPAADILGDVAKAAEELDEAERGVIQRAIARADGNVSAAAHNLGISRATLHRKLARFGIRRPH, from the coding sequence GTGAGCGGACAGCCGGCCCATCATGCCGATATCGTCCAGGCGGCCATTGCCACCAGCGATGCCGCCCGATCGGCGTTGGTTGCCTCCTGGAGACGCTCGCTCACGGTGCATGGACTGGATCCTGGCCAACGACAGGCGCCTCGACGGCTGACCGAAGGCGAGTTCAGGCAGGCGCGGCAGCGGGTCGAGCAGCTGCTGCGGGCTGCGGATGCGAGCCTTGATCGTCTCTATCTAGCGGTCGGCGGCATTGGCTGTTGCGCCCTGCTGGCCGATCGCGACGGTATCCCTGTCGAACGCCGTGGGGCTTCCGCCGATGACGAGACCTTCGACGAATGGGGCCTGTGGACCGGGACAGTATGGAGTGAGGACTCCGAGGGCACCAACGGCATCGGCACATGCCTGGCCGACCAGCGCGCGCTGACCATTCATCGTGACCAGCACTTCTTTTCGAGCAACACGCTGCTGAGCTGCACCACGGCGCCGATTTACGACCACGAGGGCAATCTGGCTGCCGCGCTCGATGTCTCGTCGTGCCGGTCGGATCTGACCGAAGGCTTTGTCGGCCTGATCGCCATGGCGGTCGGTGATGCTGCCCGCCGCATCGAGGCCGAGAATTTTCGCCTGTCTTTTCCCAATGCCCGCATTCTGCTTGCCTCGGCGGCCGAGCGCGGCGCCGGCGCGCTCATCGCCGTTGACGGTGATGATCTGGTCGTCGGTGCGACACGCTCGGCGCGGCAGACCCTCGGCATCACGCAACAGGCGCTCGCCAGGGGGTTGCCCGCCGCCGACATCCTCGGCGACGTTGCCAAGGCGGCGGAGGAACTCGACGAAGCGGAGCGCGGAGTGATCCAGCGGGCGATCGCGCGCGCCGATGGCAACGTCTCTGCCGCTGCGCACAATCTCGGCATTTCCCGGGCCACTCTGCATCGCAAGCTCGCCCGCTTCGGCATCCGTCGGCCACATTGA
- a CDS encoding aspartyl/asparaginyl beta-hydroxylase domain-containing protein: MTKTLRKSLRKFAIAVPLLALGFYFIPILTTIFIVCGLIDVLRNDRKDLSLFSGYFLGNGLFTWLLSPFNLLVDLLCYRNPGVWKLEQFPEDYQREVNEVLDIFKARKDEIIADIDANFGAGRRGMYVYQWYGKHRIDNVAEFNKDFKYIKTIAVSVFSKRESTSWHFGPLRLSLRILYNLVPVKSEIFVECGNVKNYWYDNPLFIFDDTLLHRSVNEYDGRRYCVFMDIIRPSPVPRLIAGMLAVVSVSVERINSMFYKNWKMIGSTKPKKVETT, translated from the coding sequence ATGACAAAAACCCTTCGCAAATCCCTTCGCAAATTCGCCATCGCCGTCCCGCTTCTCGCCCTTGGCTTCTATTTCATCCCGATCCTGACGACGATCTTCATCGTCTGCGGCCTGATCGACGTGCTGCGCAACGACAGGAAGGATCTGTCGCTGTTCTCAGGCTACTTCCTTGGCAACGGCCTGTTCACCTGGCTGCTGTCGCCGTTCAACCTGCTGGTCGACCTGCTCTGCTATAGGAACCCCGGCGTCTGGAAGCTGGAGCAGTTTCCAGAGGATTATCAGCGCGAGGTCAATGAGGTCCTGGACATCTTCAAGGCGCGCAAGGACGAGATCATCGCTGACATCGACGCCAATTTTGGCGCCGGCCGGCGCGGCATGTATGTCTACCAGTGGTATGGCAAGCACAGGATCGACAACGTCGCCGAGTTCAACAAGGATTTCAAATACATCAAGACCATTGCTGTGTCGGTCTTCAGCAAGCGCGAATCGACCTCCTGGCATTTCGGTCCGCTGCGGCTCAGCCTGCGCATCCTCTACAATCTGGTCCCGGTGAAGTCGGAAATCTTCGTCGAATGCGGCAACGTCAAGAACTACTGGTACGACAACCCGCTGTTCATTTTCGACGACACACTGCTGCATCGCTCGGTCAACGAATATGACGGCCGCCGCTACTGCGTGTTCATGGACATTATCAGGCCGTCCCCGGTTCCGCGCCTGATAGCAGGCATGCTCGCTGTCGTGTCAGTCAGCGTCGAACGCATCAATTCGATGTTCTACAAGAACTGGAAGATGATCGGCTCGACCAAGCCGAAGAAGGTCGAAACCACCTGA
- a CDS encoding DUF930 domain-containing protein, with protein MPCATAEEKISGTMIAADGAAFRSRKNWYSLMFNCQLARDGESVIGFEFLVGDPVAREKWDELGLPAVH; from the coding sequence GTGCCTTGCGCAACGGCCGAGGAGAAGATCAGCGGCACCATGATCGCCGCCGATGGCGCGGCTTTCCGCAGCCGCAAAAACTGGTATAGTCTGATGTTCAACTGCCAGCTCGCACGAGACGGCGAAAGCGTCATCGGCTTTGAGTTCCTGGTCGGCGATCCCGTGGCTAGGGAGAAATGGGACGAACTCGGCTTGCCAGCGGTGCATTGA
- a CDS encoding replication-associated recombination protein A — translation MADLFSVDEPEKAPPGRPLADRLRPKNLGEVVGQEHLTGPDGALTRLIGSGSLGSMIFWGPPGTGKTTVARLLAGETSLAFEQISAVFSGVADLKKVFEAAKLRRANGRQTLLFVDEIHRFNRAQQDSFLPVMEDGTVVLVGATTENPSFELNAALLSRARVMVFHSLGEESIAKLMVRAEETEGRALPLDDEARTMLIRMSDGDGRASLTLAEEVWRAAKPGEVFDPEGLQRIVQRRAPIYDKGQDGHYNLISALHKSVRGSDPDAALYYLARMFDAGEDPLYLGRRLVRMAMEDIGLADPQALVVANAAKDAYDYLGSPEGELAFAEATVYLATAPKSNAVYTAFKAATRAAKEHGSLLPPKHILNAPTKLMKEEDYGAGYRYDHDEPDAFSGQDYFPEKMGRQTFYDPPERGFERDIRKRLDYWAKLRKERE, via the coding sequence ATGGCCGATCTGTTCAGCGTCGATGAACCGGAAAAGGCGCCGCCCGGGCGGCCGCTGGCCGACAGGCTGCGGCCAAAGAATCTTGGCGAGGTCGTTGGCCAGGAGCATCTGACCGGCCCCGATGGCGCGCTGACCCGGCTGATCGGGTCCGGCTCGCTCGGCTCGATGATCTTCTGGGGGCCGCCAGGCACCGGCAAGACCACCGTGGCAAGGTTGCTCGCCGGCGAAACCAGCCTTGCCTTCGAGCAGATATCGGCGGTCTTTTCCGGCGTTGCCGACCTGAAGAAAGTCTTCGAGGCGGCCAAGCTTCGCCGCGCCAACGGTCGTCAGACCCTGCTTTTCGTCGATGAGATCCACCGCTTCAATCGCGCCCAGCAGGATTCCTTTCTCCCCGTCATGGAGGATGGGACGGTCGTCCTAGTCGGCGCCACGACCGAAAACCCGTCCTTCGAACTCAACGCGGCCCTGTTGTCCCGCGCGCGCGTCATGGTCTTTCATTCGCTCGGTGAGGAGAGCATCGCCAAGCTGATGGTGCGGGCGGAGGAGACGGAGGGCAGGGCGCTGCCGCTCGATGACGAGGCGCGTACGATGCTGATCCGCATGAGCGATGGCGACGGACGCGCATCGCTGACGCTCGCCGAGGAAGTCTGGCGTGCCGCCAAGCCCGGCGAGGTCTTCGATCCCGAAGGGCTGCAGCGCATCGTCCAACGCCGCGCGCCGATCTACGACAAGGGCCAGGACGGCCATTACAATCTGATCTCGGCGCTGCACAAATCGGTGCGTGGCTCGGATCCCGATGCAGCGCTCTACTATCTCGCGCGCATGTTCGATGCCGGCGAGGATCCTCTCTATCTCGGCCGCCGGCTGGTGCGCATGGCGATGGAGGATATCGGCCTTGCCGATCCGCAGGCGCTGGTCGTCGCCAATGCCGCCAAGGATGCGTATGACTATCTGGGCTCGCCGGAGGGCGAACTCGCCTTTGCCGAGGCCACCGTCTATCTCGCCACCGCGCCCAAATCCAATGCCGTCTACACCGCCTTCAAGGCCGCCACGCGCGCTGCCAAGGAGCATGGCTCGCTGCTGCCGCCCAAGCATATCCTCAACGCTCCGACCAAGCTGATGAAGGAAGAGGATTACGGCGCGGGCTATCGCTACGATCATGATGAGCCGGACGCCTTTTCGGGCCAGGACTATTTTCCCGAAAAAATGGGCCGCCAGACCTTCTACGATCCGCCTGAGCGTGGTTTCGAGCGCGATATCAGGAAGCGGCTCGACTACTGGGCGAAGCTGCGCAAGGAACGGGAATAG
- a CDS encoding DegQ family serine endoprotease — MRAKRLSLVLLCAFMVFAAAPAVRQALAEDAAKPADPGLSDVLTDLLHGVEGENSTSGPDKRVPFGREEVQLSFAPLVKQTAPAVVNVYASQTAKVTSPFEGDPFFEEFFGRAQPRAQSSLGSGVLVDPSGVIVTNFHVIKDADEVKVATADGREFTSKVMLKDETLDLAVLKIESDKPFPVIAIGDSDALEVGDLVLAIGNPFGVGQTTTSGIVSALARSHIGVSDSGYFIQTDAAINPGNSGGALINMGGQLVGINTAIYSRSGGSIGIGFAIPANMVRAFADAAKAGLDFFERPYIGAEFEAVTPQIAESLGMEKPTGALVSSVEATGPAGKAGLKAGDVVLQINGKPVESIEALDYRMATLSIGTKANFAILTKGQKAAMDIALERAPEGAKASEVTLHGRSPFSGAKVAELSPRLAQKLGLRTDLKGVTVIDVNRDSPAADFGFLPGDIVREVNGTTIDTAATLAQVAQQDTRWWRFTVERGGQILRQVLRY; from the coding sequence ATGCGCGCCAAAAGACTGTCCCTTGTTCTGCTCTGCGCCTTCATGGTGTTCGCAGCCGCACCGGCAGTCCGGCAGGCGCTGGCCGAAGACGCCGCCAAGCCAGCCGATCCGGGCCTGTCGGACGTGCTGACCGATCTGTTGCATGGCGTTGAAGGCGAGAATTCCACCTCCGGTCCAGACAAGCGCGTTCCGTTCGGCCGCGAGGAGGTGCAGCTTTCGTTTGCGCCGCTGGTCAAGCAGACCGCGCCGGCCGTGGTCAATGTCTATGCGTCGCAGACGGCCAAGGTCACATCGCCTTTTGAAGGCGATCCGTTCTTCGAGGAGTTTTTCGGCCGCGCCCAGCCGCGCGCGCAGTCCTCGCTGGGCTCAGGCGTGCTCGTCGATCCGAGCGGTGTCATCGTCACCAATTTCCACGTCATCAAGGATGCCGACGAGGTCAAGGTGGCGACCGCCGACGGCCGTGAATTCACCAGCAAGGTGATGCTCAAGGACGAGACGCTCGACCTTGCGGTGCTCAAGATCGAATCCGACAAACCCTTCCCGGTCATCGCCATCGGCGATTCCGACGCGCTCGAGGTAGGCGATCTGGTGCTGGCCATCGGCAACCCCTTCGGCGTTGGCCAGACCACCACCAGCGGCATCGTTTCGGCGCTTGCCCGCAGCCATATCGGCGTTTCGGATTCGGGCTATTTCATCCAGACCGACGCCGCCATCAATCCCGGCAATTCCGGCGGCGCGCTGATCAACATGGGCGGCCAGCTGGTCGGCATCAACACGGCGATCTACAGCCGCAGCGGCGGCTCGATCGGCATCGGCTTTGCTATCCCCGCCAATATGGTGCGGGCTTTTGCCGATGCCGCCAAGGCCGGCCTCGATTTCTTCGAGCGGCCCTATATCGGCGCCGAATTCGAAGCGGTGACGCCGCAGATCGCCGAATCGCTTGGCATGGAGAAGCCGACCGGGGCGCTGGTCTCTTCCGTCGAAGCGACCGGACCGGCGGGCAAGGCTGGGCTGAAGGCGGGTGATGTCGTGCTGCAGATCAACGGCAAGCCTGTCGAGAGCATCGAGGCGCTGGACTATCGCATGGCGACGCTGTCGATCGGCACCAAGGCGAATTTCGCGATCCTGACCAAGGGCCAGAAGGCAGCCATGGACATCGCTTTGGAGCGCGCGCCGGAGGGTGCGAAGGCCTCGGAAGTGACGCTGCATGGCCGCAGCCCGTTCTCGGGCGCCAAGGTTGCGGAACTGTCGCCGCGCCTTGCCCAGAAGCTTGGCCTGCGCACCGACCTCAAGGGCGTCACGGTGATCGATGTCAACCGCGATTCTCCGGCCGCCGATTTCGGCTTCCTGCCGGGCGATATCGTGCGCGAGGTCAACGGCACCACCATCGACACCGCCGCGACGCTGGCGCAGGTTGCCCAGCAGGATACGCGCTGGTGGCGCTTTACCGTCGAGCGTGGCGGGCAGATACTGCGCCAGGTGTTGCGTTACTGA
- the rplQ gene encoding 50S ribosomal protein L17, translated as MRHGFKGRRFARSISHRKSMFANLAVSLLEHEQIVTTLPKAKDLRPIVEKLVTLGKRGDLHARRQVIAQIGNEGVVKRLFDTIAPRYANRNGGYLRIMKAGFRHGDNAAMAVIEFVDRDTSAKGAGDRARIEAEGTEADAAAA; from the coding sequence ATGCGCCACGGTTTCAAAGGCCGTCGCTTCGCCCGAAGCATTAGCCATCGCAAGTCGATGTTCGCCAACCTCGCCGTGTCGCTGCTCGAGCACGAGCAGATCGTCACCACTCTGCCGAAGGCGAAGGACCTGCGTCCGATCGTCGAGAAGCTGGTAACGCTCGGCAAGCGCGGCGACCTGCACGCCCGCCGCCAGGTCATTGCCCAGATCGGCAATGAAGGCGTCGTCAAGCGCCTGTTCGACACCATCGCCCCGCGCTACGCCAACCGCAATGGCGGCTACCTGCGCATCATGAAGGCGGGCTTCCGTCACGGCGACAATGCCGCGATGGCCGTCATCGAGTTCGTCGATCGCGACACCTCGGCCAAGGGCGCCGGCGACCGCGCTCGCATCGAAGCCGAAGGTACCGAAGCGGACGCCGCAGCCGCATAA